Proteins from one Gimesia maris genomic window:
- a CDS encoding sugar phosphate isomerase/epimerase family protein: MQLGFVTAILPDYDLRGVFQAAAEIGYDCVEVMCWPEGNDSRRYAGITHISAEQFTDSDVETISQLSDEFGIEISALGYYPNPLCPDLEVAGKYVEHIQKVITASEKLGINRMNTFIGRDWKKSVDENWPRFLQTWPEIIQHAEQQQVRVGIENCPMSFTQDEWPGGKNLACTPAIWRRMYADIPSEYFGLNYDPSHLVWMQMDYVAPIRDFADRIFHVHAKDVRVDQHRLNQVGIMACPLEYHTPKLPGLGQVDWGSFFSQLNEIGYQGPVCVEVEDRAYEGSTESCLAALRQCHTYLRNYIPC; this comes from the coding sequence ATGCAACTGGGTTTTGTGACGGCTATTTTACCAGATTATGATCTGCGCGGGGTATTTCAGGCGGCTGCAGAGATTGGCTATGACTGTGTTGAAGTCATGTGCTGGCCTGAGGGAAACGATTCCCGTCGCTATGCAGGAATTACACATATTTCTGCAGAGCAGTTTACCGATTCGGATGTCGAGACGATTTCACAGCTCTCCGACGAATTCGGAATCGAGATCAGTGCGCTGGGCTATTATCCGAATCCTCTCTGTCCCGATCTGGAAGTAGCCGGTAAGTATGTGGAGCATATTCAAAAGGTGATTACCGCCTCGGAAAAACTGGGAATCAATCGCATGAATACTTTCATCGGGCGAGACTGGAAAAAGTCGGTCGATGAGAACTGGCCTCGTTTTCTGCAAACCTGGCCTGAGATAATTCAACATGCCGAACAGCAGCAGGTGCGCGTTGGAATCGAAAACTGTCCCATGTCATTTACCCAGGATGAATGGCCGGGCGGGAAAAACCTGGCCTGCACACCTGCCATCTGGCGGCGGATGTATGCGGATATTCCAAGCGAGTATTTCGGTCTGAATTATGATCCTTCCCATCTGGTGTGGATGCAGATGGATTATGTGGCTCCCATTCGTGACTTTGCCGATCGGATCTTCCATGTGCATGCAAAAGATGTCCGCGTCGATCAGCATCGGCTGAACCAGGTGGGAATTATGGCCTGTCCCCTGGAATATCATACCCCCAAGTTACCGGGGCTGGGCCAGGTTGACTGGGGCAGTTTTTTTTCACAACTGAATGAAATTGGTTATCAGGGACCGGTGTGCGTCGAAGTGGAAGATCGCGCCTACGAAGGTTCCACAGAATCGTGCCTGGCTGCGTTGAGACAGTGTCATACTTACCTGCGAAATTATATTCCCTGTTGA